From the Cryptomeria japonica chromosome 2, Sugi_1.0, whole genome shotgun sequence genome, one window contains:
- the LOC131046581 gene encoding uncharacterized protein LOC131046581 codes for MRNRSKQRSGGDKGDSDRFKEEPHLSGAYIRSLVKQLTSHRNHTSEDGGVTCRAEKGTILRSQKTNQEATPLVLNDKEVSSKNISFETHLEGGLQGFNSPNVHEEKDTNCKGAKKAPSSSCEDGKAKKQVRRRLHSNRPYQEHLLDMAEARREIVAALKYHRASMGTANSKQSTISPSKPANIKYRRNTKAHQANNRCHACILKSDICKPNEAVAMTVCKHLFCWACLGEWLNFCSSAATNYCPGCSKPLRSSDVMPLNSLSQCNKEVQGLPLPQGNSISFTHESSNNQSSASLGLSIPETYKNSIAKHSNPLDPFPPWSDTMILTSQIQQNPSLNLDPLISMSQNSWQTTVSSNYCSYPPIQSSMDFNTDHEHMKTWHVAMDDEKMAQIRSIGDQYEMEWNDTINVVNSTWWSNFESIPDYQMKPSDEEKFDVLSALTLPSESLWQDDHFIYSHDWQQQHQYEFGDNTSTVSEPSINSESLTKQPKMVEIEETLDDTAMQRCSCNMETHISYCSCNCNVKDKNNSCSCNCKTMENRICYCLCSCNT; via the exons ATGAGGAATCGTTCAAAGCAGAGATCAGGTGGGGACAAAGGAGACTCAGATCGGTTCAAAGAAGAACCTCATCTATCTGGTGCATATATACGCAGCTTGGTGAAGCAGCTTACCTCCCATAGAAACCATACATCAGAAGACGGCGGTGTTACATGCAGAGCCGAAAAGGGTACTATTCTTAGAAGCCAAAAAACCAATCAAGAAGCTACACCTCTTGTATTGAATGACAAAGAAGTGTCTTCTAAGAATATCAGTTTTGAGACACATTTGGAGGGCGGTCTGCAAGGCTTTAATTCTCCCAATGTGCATGAAGAGAAGGACACAAATTGTAAGGGAGCAAAGAAGGCCCCCTCCTCCTCCTGTGAGGATGGTAAGGCCAAAAAGCAAGTTAGGAGGAGACTTCATAGTAATAGACCTTATCAGGAACATCTCCTAGATATGGCAGAAGCAAGGAGAGAAATAGTTGCAGCCCTCAAATATCATAGAGCTTCCATGGGTACTGCAAACTCCAAGCAAAGCACAATCAGCCCCTCCAAACCTGCAAACATCAAGTACAGAAGGAATACAAAAGCCCATCAAGCAAACAACAGATGCCACGCTTGCATTCTCAAGTCAGATATTTGCAAACCCAACGAGGCCGTAGCTATGACAGTGTGTAAGCATCTGTTCTGCTGGGCTTGCCTTGGTGAATGGCTAAACTTTTGTTCCTCTGCAGCCACTAATTATTGTCCAGGCTGCTCCAAGCCTCTAAGGAGCAGTGATGTTATGCCACTCAACTCTTTATCACAGTGCAACAAAGAGGTTCAAGGGCTTCCTCTTCCACAAGGTAATTCCATTTCCTTCACTCATGAAAGCTCCAACAATCAAAGTTCTGCAAGCTTGGGATTATCCATACCTGAGACATATAAAAATTCTATTGCCAAACACTCTAATCCATTGGATCCTTTCCCTCCATGGTCTGATACCATGATTCTTACTTCCCAAATTCAGCAGAATCCAAGTCTTAACTTAGACCCACTAATTTCCATGTCTCAAAATTCATGGCAAACCACAGTTTCTTCAAACTACTGCTCCTATCCTCCAATCCAAAGCAGCATGGATTTTAATACAGATCATGAACACATGAAAACATGGCATGTGGCAATGGATGATGAAAAAATGGCCCAAATCAGATCTATAGGGGATCAGTATGAGATGGAGTGGAACGACACAATCAATGTGGTAAACTCTACATGGTGGTCTAATTTTGAATCAATTCCAGACTATCAAATGAAACCCAGTGATGAGGAGAAGTTTGATGTCCTCTCTGCACTTACACTTCCTTCTGAGAGCCTTTGGCAAGATGATCATTTTATTTACTCTCATGACTggcaacaacaacatcaatatgAATTTGGAGACAACACTTCCACTGTGTCTGAGCCATCAATCAACTCAGAATCCTTAACAAAACAGCCaaagatggttgagattgaagagACTTTGGATGATACTGCCATGCAGAG aTGCAGCTGCAATATGGAGACACATATTTCATATTGTTCATGCAACTGCAATGTGAAGGACAAAAACAATTCTTGTTCCTGCAACTGCAAAACGATGGAGAATCGAATTTGTTATTGTTTATGCAGCTGCAATACCTAG